A single region of the Silene latifolia isolate original U9 population chromosome 8, ASM4854445v1, whole genome shotgun sequence genome encodes:
- the LOC141595368 gene encoding uncharacterized protein LOC141595368 has protein sequence MVRGRRGRPPLQPRVTRSSGARDAISTEDLDPTLSQSVPEKATFVDLFQPSFSGNKAAAPDTNGGGKDGTTKSFNQLFNASNKGMPLNFLKPMSEIEIVETDIEGKVEYWRNTLVGTVLGRQTTLAHMESLIAKSWNHVSAPEVLYFSKGWFYFRFQNEEDCTTIINDSWNMNGFPLILKHWSTTVVEELHAVSVMPIWVLFPNLDPCFWSIKRLSKVASYVGKPVCADEYTTNKSKLAFARVLIEVDISKELPTSVTFKTPYRGTVTQKIEYEWIPHFCQACRRIGHTKDKCRMGQKPTQVYRKRGPVKASAQQPVVQGSDDLGLENAQTDLCTPQSGVEGAGIIRFSQLPSDEVVEDEQPVDINMEETSLDIDPRGGSKPQ, from the exons ATGGTGCGGGGCCGGAGAGGCAGGCCGCCGTTGCAACCTCGGGTCACGAGATCATCGGGGGCCAGGGATGCCATCAGTACGGAAGATCTGGACCCGACATTGTCTCAATCGGTGCCGGAGAAAGCGACTTTTGTGGATCTTTTCCAACCTTCTTTTTCGGGGAATAAGGCTGCTGCACCAGATACTAATGGTGGTGGTAAGGATGGGACAACTAAAAGTTTTAATCAGCTTTTTAATGCTTCAAATAAGGGTATGCCTCTTAATTTCCTGAAACCTATGTCTGAAATTGAAATTGTGGAGACTGATATAGAGGGGAAGGTTGAGTATTGGAGGAATACCTTGGTTGGTACTGTCTTAGGGCGTCAAACAACTCTtgctcatatggagtctttgaTTGCTAAGTCTTGGAACCATGTTTCTGCTCCTGAAGTTCTATATTTTTCTAAAGGGTGGTTTTACTTTCGATTTCAAAATGAAGAGGATTGTACTACAATTATTAATGATTCGTGGAATATGAATGGGTTCCCACTCATCCTCAAACACTGGAGTACGACGGTTGTGGAGGAGTTACATGCTGTGTCTGTTATGCCCATTTGGGTGCTTTTCCCCAACCTTGATCCATGTTTCTGGTCGATTAAAAGACTGAGTAAGGTTGCTAGTTATGTTGGTAAGCCTGTTTGCGCTGATGAATACACTACCAATAAGAGCAAACTTGCGTTTGCTAGAGTCCTAATTGAAGTGGATATTTCGAAGGAATTACCTACTTCTGTGACATTCAAAACACCTTATCGTGGGACAGTTACACAGAAGATAGAATATGAATGGATACCTCATTTTTGTCAAGCTTGTAGGAGAATTGGGCATACAAAAGATAAATGTAGAATGGGTCAGAAACCTACTCAAGTCTACAGGAAAAGAGGACCAGTTAAAGCTTCTGCTCAGCAGCCTGTGGTTCAG GGGTCTGATGACTTGGGTTTGGAGAATGCTCAGACTGATCTCTGTACTCCCCAATCTGGGGTTGAGGGTGCAGGGATTATCAG GTTTTCTCAACTTCCATCTGATGAAGTTGTTGAGGATGAGCAGCCTGTGGACATTAATATGGAGGAAACATCTCTGGATATTGATCCAAGGGGAGGCTCTAAGCCTCAATGA